A genomic stretch from Zeimonas sediminis includes:
- a CDS encoding amino acid ABC transporter substrate-binding protein, translated as MPGTVPLSTRTTRPLAKIAAATAVALAPALFGAQASAQETIRVGAPLPITGPLAPEAQKQQRGYDLWAEKVNAAGGINVGGKKMKVEIVYTDYQSNTPRAVQAAEKLITQEKVNFLFSPFGSGAAKAASTVSEKYGIPTIAPTASSSQVYNQGYKYLFGTFTPNETLTDPLSQIVAEKAPGVKRVAILARNDLFPLAIAQEMEKSAKKQGMNVVVFEKYAINTMDHSAALAQIKSVSPHWIFATGYINDLVLLKKQMADQRIEAPVVTMIAGPAYREFVEATGAGAENVSSAAWWHPAVKYKGVDIFGTTENYVKAFRAKYNADPDYGEASASVAGVLFQLAIEKAGTLDPAKVRDQLAAMDAMTFWGPVRFGPTGQINSLEPPVFQIQGGKPVVVHPPAIKQGEFKLGVK; from the coding sequence ATGCCTGGCACTGTCCCGCTCTCCACGCGCACGACCCGTCCCCTGGCGAAGATCGCGGCCGCGACCGCGGTCGCGCTCGCTCCCGCGCTGTTCGGCGCGCAGGCCTCGGCGCAGGAAACCATCCGCGTCGGCGCGCCGCTGCCGATCACCGGCCCGCTCGCTCCCGAGGCGCAGAAGCAGCAGCGGGGCTACGACCTGTGGGCCGAGAAGGTCAACGCGGCCGGCGGCATCAACGTCGGCGGCAAGAAGATGAAGGTCGAGATCGTCTACACCGACTACCAGTCGAACACGCCGCGCGCGGTGCAGGCGGCGGAGAAGCTGATCACGCAGGAGAAGGTCAACTTCCTGTTCTCGCCCTTCGGCTCCGGCGCGGCGAAGGCCGCCAGCACGGTCTCAGAGAAGTACGGCATTCCCACGATCGCGCCGACCGCCTCGTCTTCCCAGGTCTACAACCAGGGCTACAAGTACCTGTTCGGCACCTTCACGCCCAACGAGACCCTGACCGACCCGCTGTCGCAGATCGTGGCCGAGAAGGCGCCGGGCGTGAAGCGGGTAGCGATCCTCGCGCGCAACGACCTCTTCCCGCTGGCCATCGCGCAGGAGATGGAGAAGTCGGCGAAGAAGCAGGGCATGAACGTGGTCGTGTTCGAGAAGTACGCGATCAACACGATGGACCACTCGGCGGCGCTGGCCCAGATCAAGTCGGTGAGCCCGCACTGGATCTTCGCCACCGGCTACATCAACGACCTGGTGCTGCTGAAGAAGCAGATGGCCGACCAGCGGATCGAGGCGCCGGTGGTCACGATGATCGCCGGTCCGGCGTATCGCGAGTTCGTCGAGGCCACGGGTGCCGGCGCCGAGAACGTCAGCAGCGCGGCCTGGTGGCATCCGGCCGTCAAGTACAAGGGCGTCGACATCTTCGGCACGACCGAGAACTACGTGAAGGCCTTCCGCGCCAAGTACAACGCCGATCCGGACTACGGCGAGGCCTCGGCCTCGGTCGCGGGCGTCCTGTTCCAGCTGGCGATCGAAAAGGCCGGCACGCTCGACCCGGCGAAGGTGCGCGACCAGCTCGCGGCGATGGACGCGATGACCTTCTGGGGGCCGGTGCGCTTCGGCCCGACCGGCCAGATCAACTCGCTCGAGCCGCCGGTGTTCCAGATCCAGGGCGGCAAGCCGGTCGTGGTCCATCCGCCCGCGATCAAGCAGGGCGAGTTCAAGCTGGGCGTCAAGTAA
- a CDS encoding LysR family transcriptional regulator, which translates to MIETTSLRYFREVALQGSLRHAAERLFVAQSALSRQIAVLEHELGVALFERRARGMTLTPAGRLLLQYADDSRARLEKLRGQIHEFEALERGQVDIACVEGLLSGFMPGFAEDFLAGHPGLALTVSAMGSQAVAEAVAEHRVDIGILFGQSPRRDLLELATMSQPLCAIVAPHHPLAGKRACRLADAVAWRIVLPDRSFGIRQLIDRVRATGRLAMNAALETNTLSFAWRMVERTDYVTFLPMDSVRAEVADGRLVAVPLEDALLRGTRVTLVASASRTLSVAAERVADSLKQRMAEGAGRAAPRASAPSRSAKRSRNQKAKVENR; encoded by the coding sequence GTGATCGAAACGACGAGTCTAAGGTACTTCCGCGAAGTCGCGCTGCAAGGCTCGCTGCGTCATGCGGCCGAGCGCCTCTTCGTGGCGCAGAGCGCCCTGAGCCGGCAGATCGCGGTGCTCGAGCACGAACTCGGGGTTGCGCTGTTCGAGCGGCGGGCGCGCGGGATGACACTGACGCCCGCGGGCAGGCTGCTGCTGCAGTACGCCGACGACTCCCGCGCCAGGCTGGAGAAGCTGCGCGGGCAGATCCACGAATTCGAGGCGCTGGAGCGCGGCCAGGTCGACATCGCGTGCGTCGAGGGACTGCTCTCGGGCTTCATGCCCGGCTTCGCCGAGGATTTCCTGGCCGGGCATCCGGGCCTCGCGCTGACCGTTTCGGCGATGGGCTCCCAGGCGGTGGCCGAGGCGGTTGCCGAACACAGGGTCGACATCGGGATCCTGTTCGGGCAGTCCCCGCGGCGCGACCTGCTCGAGCTGGCCACCATGAGCCAGCCGCTCTGCGCGATCGTCGCCCCGCATCACCCGCTCGCCGGCAAGCGGGCCTGCCGCCTCGCCGACGCGGTCGCCTGGCGAATCGTGTTGCCGGATCGCTCTTTCGGGATCCGGCAGCTGATCGACCGGGTGCGGGCCACCGGCCGGCTGGCGATGAACGCGGCGCTCGAGACCAATACGCTGAGCTTCGCGTGGCGGATGGTCGAGCGCACCGACTACGTGACGTTCCTGCCGATGGACTCGGTGCGGGCCGAGGTGGCCGACGGCCGGCTGGTCGCCGTGCCTCTCGAGGACGCGCTGCTGCGGGGCACTCGGGTCACGCTGGTGGCGAGCGCCTCGCGCACCCTGTCGGTGGCGGCCGAGCGCGTGGCGGACTCGCTGAAGCAAAGGATGGCCGAGGGCGCCGGCCGCGCCGCTCCCCGCGCCAGCGCGCCGAGTCGATCGGCCAAGCGTTCTCGAAATCAGAAGGCTAAGGTCGAAAATCGGTGA
- a CDS encoding LysR family transcriptional regulator, whose protein sequence is MMQPQALKYFAEVARSGSLRHASEVFDIVPSAISRQIAQLEQQLGVVLFERSTRGMALTEAGRVLLEHVDDADRRIGALRRRLDDLSELRRGTIRLAVVEAVTNDFLPRTLARFAERHPGIEFHVSVCGTGDIADRLASNAAEVALAFNSPSRDDLLLRARIPQPLQLVCAPGHPLLAHGSLSMRQLDGVAAALPDRSFGIRRLIEQAEASARVRLRVALESDSLQLIKNVVASTELVSFMPPMTFTRELATGSLAAIDLQGPVFAKASIDVLTARGHEISHAARRFLDFLVRAARKTR, encoded by the coding sequence ATGATGCAGCCGCAGGCCCTCAAGTACTTCGCCGAAGTGGCCCGGTCCGGCTCGCTGCGACACGCGTCCGAAGTCTTCGACATAGTACCGAGCGCGATCAGCAGACAGATCGCCCAGCTCGAGCAGCAGCTCGGTGTCGTGCTGTTCGAACGCTCCACTCGCGGCATGGCCCTCACCGAGGCCGGGCGGGTGCTGCTCGAGCACGTCGACGACGCCGACCGCCGGATCGGCGCGCTGCGGCGCCGGCTCGACGACCTCAGCGAGCTTCGGCGCGGCACCATCCGGCTCGCGGTGGTCGAGGCGGTGACCAACGACTTCCTGCCGCGCACGCTCGCGCGCTTCGCCGAGCGCCATCCGGGCATCGAGTTCCACGTCTCGGTCTGCGGCACCGGGGACATCGCGGACCGGCTCGCGTCGAACGCCGCCGAAGTGGCGCTCGCCTTCAACTCACCTTCGCGCGACGACCTTCTTCTGCGCGCGCGGATTCCCCAGCCCCTGCAGCTGGTGTGCGCGCCCGGCCATCCGCTGCTGGCGCACGGCTCGCTGTCGATGAGGCAGCTCGACGGCGTCGCGGCCGCCCTGCCCGATCGCAGCTTCGGCATCCGGCGCCTGATCGAGCAGGCCGAGGCGTCGGCGCGCGTGCGCCTGCGGGTTGCCCTGGAAAGCGACTCGCTGCAGCTGATCAAGAACGTGGTGGCGAGCACCGAGCTGGTCTCCTTCATGCCGCCGATGACCTTCACCCGGGAACTGGCGACGGGCTCCCTCGCGGCGATCGACCTCCAGGGGCCGGTGTTCGCGAAGGCCTCGATCGACGTGCTCACCGCGCGCGGCCACGAGATCTCGCACGCGGCGCGCCGCTTCCTCGACTTCCTGGTGCGCGCGGCCCGCAAGACACGCTGA
- a CDS encoding aldehyde dehydrogenase family protein, which produces MQTEAILSPYDGSKVGDMPVCSAEDIERSIGRAQAAYQVMRKLPRFARADILARAAEILRRRREEFARLIAAEAGKPLYDARGEVSRATFNLSNAAAEARRFGGEEVPLDMDAGVFEYQTTDSEGRAVSLDKLDLEALAKIRRRVGIARRYPIGVVLAIAPFNFPLNLVLHKVAPALAVGNSVVLKPAPQTPLTSRLLQEVLAEAGLPDGALEVCHCPVPLAEAMVRDERFAMVSFTGSAKVGWHIKDIAGRKKVALELGGNGAVIVAEDADLDYAAARCVRGGVVYGGQYCIGVQRILVQRSVAARFTELLVEKVKACKVGNPMEEGVDVGPVIDENAAIRIQSWVDEAVSQGARLLCGGKRERAVVLPTVLTDTRPGMKVEDDEIFGPVLTVNAYDTFDEAVQRAADSRYGLQGGLFTQDLRRAFRAIEDWEVGGLMINDVPIYRIDNMPFGGWKESGFGREGTRYAMEEMSDIRHLVVNYA; this is translated from the coding sequence TTGCAGACCGAAGCGATCCTCTCCCCCTACGATGGCTCCAAGGTCGGCGACATGCCGGTCTGCTCGGCCGAGGACATCGAGCGTTCGATCGGCCGCGCGCAGGCCGCCTACCAGGTCATGCGCAAGCTGCCGCGCTTCGCCCGCGCCGACATCCTCGCCCGGGCCGCCGAGATCCTGCGCAGGCGCCGCGAGGAGTTCGCGCGCCTGATCGCGGCCGAGGCCGGCAAGCCGCTGTACGACGCGCGCGGCGAGGTCTCCCGCGCCACCTTCAACCTGTCGAACGCGGCCGCCGAGGCCCGGCGCTTCGGCGGCGAGGAAGTGCCGCTCGACATGGACGCCGGCGTGTTCGAGTACCAGACGACCGACAGCGAGGGCCGCGCGGTCTCGCTGGACAAGCTCGACCTGGAGGCGCTGGCGAAGATCCGCCGGCGCGTGGGCATCGCGCGCCGCTACCCGATCGGCGTGGTGCTGGCGATCGCGCCGTTCAACTTCCCGCTGAACCTGGTGCTGCACAAGGTGGCGCCGGCGCTGGCCGTGGGCAACAGCGTCGTGCTCAAGCCCGCGCCGCAGACGCCGCTCACCTCGCGCCTGCTGCAGGAGGTGCTGGCCGAGGCCGGGCTGCCCGACGGCGCGCTCGAGGTCTGCCACTGCCCGGTGCCGCTCGCCGAGGCCATGGTCCGGGACGAGCGCTTCGCGATGGTCAGCTTCACCGGCAGCGCGAAGGTCGGCTGGCACATCAAGGACATCGCGGGCCGGAAGAAGGTCGCGCTGGAGCTGGGCGGCAACGGCGCGGTGATCGTGGCCGAAGACGCCGACCTCGACTACGCGGCGGCGCGCTGCGTGCGCGGCGGGGTCGTGTACGGCGGGCAGTACTGCATCGGCGTGCAGCGAATCCTCGTGCAGCGCAGCGTCGCGGCCCGCTTCACCGAGTTGCTGGTCGAGAAGGTCAAGGCCTGCAAGGTCGGCAACCCGATGGAGGAAGGCGTCGACGTCGGGCCGGTGATCGACGAGAACGCCGCGATCCGCATCCAGTCCTGGGTCGACGAAGCCGTTTCGCAGGGCGCCCGGCTGCTGTGCGGCGGCAAGCGCGAGCGCGCAGTCGTCCTGCCCACCGTGCTGACCGACACCCGGCCCGGCATGAAGGTCGAGGACGACGAGATCTTCGGGCCGGTGCTGACGGTGAACGCCTACGACACCTTCGACGAGGCGGTGCAGCGCGCCGCCGACTCGCGCTACGGCCTGCAGGGCGGGCTGTTCACCCAGGACCTGCGCCGCGCGTTCCGCGCGATCGAGGACTGGGAGGTCGGCGGCCTGATGATCAACGACGTGCCGATCTACCGGATCGACAACATGCCGTTCGGCGGCTGGAAGGAGTCGGGCTTCGGCCGCGAAGGCACCCGGTACGCGATGGAAGAGATGAGCGACATCCGGCACCTGGTGGTCAACTATGCCTGA
- a CDS encoding aspartate dehydrogenase domain-containing protein, translating to MPEAGPRAGRSPAAAAGGGSAAPLAVGIAGLGNIGLDVARWLVGAAPPGLRLAAAGGRDPAAVADRLAALGSDARAVALPELIDHCDVLVDCLAPEASAELLDACVESGKTLVPVSVCVLLLNPGLLERARRSGTRVIVPSGAVAGLDALRAAAIGELRAVRVKTSKPPAGLDGKAADAPQQLFAGDALEACRAWPRNVNIAATLALAGLGGERTEVQIWSDPALARNVHEIEIDSDATSIRMRIENRPSAANPRSSALTAQSVCEALRGLVEPVRVGT from the coding sequence ATGCCTGAGGCCGGCCCGCGCGCCGGCCGCTCGCCCGCCGCTGCCGCAGGCGGCGGGTCGGCGGCGCCGCTGGCCGTCGGCATCGCCGGCCTCGGCAACATCGGGCTCGACGTCGCGCGCTGGCTGGTCGGCGCCGCGCCGCCGGGGCTGCGGCTGGCCGCCGCGGGCGGCCGCGACCCCGCAGCCGTCGCGGACCGACTGGCCGCACTCGGCAGCGATGCGCGCGCGGTCGCGCTGCCCGAACTGATCGATCACTGCGACGTGCTGGTCGACTGCCTCGCGCCCGAGGCCTCGGCCGAGCTGCTCGACGCCTGCGTGGAGAGCGGCAAGACGCTGGTGCCGGTCAGCGTCTGCGTGCTGCTGCTGAACCCCGGGCTGCTCGAGCGGGCGCGCCGGTCGGGCACCCGCGTGATCGTGCCCTCCGGCGCAGTGGCCGGGCTCGACGCGCTGCGCGCCGCCGCGATCGGCGAGCTGCGCGCGGTGCGGGTCAAGACCAGCAAGCCCCCGGCGGGACTCGACGGCAAGGCGGCCGACGCACCGCAGCAGCTGTTCGCCGGCGACGCGCTCGAGGCCTGCCGCGCCTGGCCGCGCAACGTGAACATCGCGGCCACGCTTGCGCTGGCCGGGCTGGGCGGCGAGCGCACCGAGGTGCAGATCTGGAGCGACCCGGCGCTCGCGCGCAACGTTCACGAGATCGAGATCGACAGCGACGCCACCTCGATCCGGATGCGGATCGAGAACCGGCCGAGCGCGGCCAATCCGCGAAGCAGCGCGCTGACCGCGCAGAGCGTGTGC